A part of Myxococcus landrumus genomic DNA contains:
- the larE gene encoding ATP-dependent sacrificial sulfur transferase LarE: MLSPERIQALCESSRPKLEAMRAALRAHGSALVAFSGGVDSTFVLKVAVEELGERALALTALSASVAPEEAQEARELAERLGARHVVIGSNELANPQYAANPTNRCYFCKTELYDLCEARRAELGLAVVLDGFNADDFKDHRPGHKAAREHAVVSPLAEAGLTKEEIRAWSQALGLPTWDKPQMACLASRIPYGTAVTRDRLLQIAAAESELRKLGFRQFRVRYHSEVARLEVAAEEYEKFLVADVRQRINTAFLALGFKFVSLDLEPFRSGRLNEAAGVTKPATQGSAGFALPVVS; encoded by the coding sequence ATGCTGAGCCCCGAGCGAATCCAGGCCCTGTGTGAGTCGTCGCGCCCGAAGCTGGAGGCGATGCGCGCCGCGTTGCGTGCCCATGGCAGTGCGCTGGTGGCGTTCTCGGGGGGCGTGGACTCCACGTTCGTGTTGAAGGTGGCGGTGGAGGAGCTGGGCGAGCGGGCGCTGGCGCTCACGGCGCTGTCGGCGTCGGTCGCGCCCGAGGAGGCCCAGGAGGCGCGGGAGCTGGCGGAGCGCCTGGGGGCGCGGCACGTCGTCATCGGCAGCAACGAGCTGGCCAACCCGCAGTACGCGGCCAACCCCACCAACCGCTGCTACTTCTGCAAGACGGAGCTGTACGACCTCTGCGAGGCCCGCCGCGCGGAGCTGGGGTTGGCGGTGGTGCTGGATGGCTTCAACGCGGATGACTTCAAGGACCACCGGCCGGGGCACAAAGCGGCCCGCGAGCACGCGGTGGTGTCGCCGCTGGCGGAGGCGGGGCTGACGAAGGAGGAGATCCGCGCGTGGAGCCAGGCGCTGGGGCTGCCCACCTGGGACAAGCCGCAGATGGCGTGTCTGGCGTCGCGGATCCCGTATGGCACGGCGGTGACGCGGGACCGGCTGTTGCAGATCGCCGCGGCTGAGTCGGAGCTGCGCAAGCTGGGCTTCCGTCAGTTTCGCGTGCGCTACCACAGCGAGGTGGCGCGCCTGGAGGTGGCCGCGGAGGAATACGAGAAGTTCCTCGTCGCGGACGTGCGCCAGCGGATCAACACCGCCTTCCTGGCGCTGGGGTTCAAGTTCGTGTCGCTGGACCTGGAGCCGTTCCGCTCGGGCCGGTTGAACGAGGCGGCGGGCGTGACAAAGCCCGCGACCCAGGGATCCGCGGGCTTCGCACTTCCCGTCGTCAGCTAG
- the cysC gene encoding adenylyl-sulfate kinase: MASNTGFTLWLTGMSGTGKSTTAAYIAARLRQVGRNVEILDEGELSDELWAGLGDSKDERNTIAGRLGYVANVLTRNGVAALVPCVSPYKAKREENRRSIGRYVEVYVDCPTEKLIERDSTGRYKKALNGEIPNFVGITEPYEPPNSPEVTIHSDVESVEDGAAKIFQSLLDLGYMTTEELKTITGKKMKANPLPAKGEKAEKAEKAEKGGAKARRAEEPKAAKAAKADKGAKSRPATRAARVAKPTPAAKKSAKGKGR; the protein is encoded by the coding sequence ATGGCCTCCAACACTGGATTCACCCTCTGGCTGACCGGCATGTCCGGTACAGGGAAGAGCACCACTGCCGCCTACATCGCGGCGCGGCTCCGTCAGGTTGGCCGCAATGTGGAGATCCTCGATGAGGGCGAGCTCTCCGATGAGCTGTGGGCGGGGTTGGGGGATTCGAAGGATGAGCGCAACACGATTGCCGGGCGGCTGGGCTACGTCGCCAACGTGCTGACGCGCAATGGTGTGGCCGCGCTGGTTCCGTGCGTGAGCCCGTACAAGGCGAAGCGCGAGGAGAACCGCCGGAGCATCGGCCGGTACGTCGAGGTCTACGTCGACTGCCCCACCGAGAAGCTCATCGAGCGCGACAGCACCGGTCGCTACAAGAAGGCGCTCAACGGGGAGATCCCCAACTTCGTGGGCATCACCGAGCCCTACGAGCCGCCCAACTCGCCCGAGGTCACCATCCACTCCGACGTGGAGTCGGTGGAGGACGGCGCGGCGAAGATCTTCCAGTCCCTCCTGGACCTTGGCTACATGACCACGGAGGAGCTGAAGACCATCACCGGCAAGAAGATGAAGGCGAACCCCCTGCCGGCCAAGGGTGAGAAGGCCGAGAAGGCTGAGAAGGCCGAAAAGGGCGGGGCCAAGGCGCGCCGGGCGGAGGAGCCCAAGGCCGCCAAGGCGGCGAAGGCGGACAAGGGTGCCAAGTCGCGTCCGGCCACGCGAGCGGCTCGGGTGGCGAAGCCGACGCCCGCGGCGAAGAAGTCCGCGAAGGGCAAGGGCCGCTGA
- a CDS encoding M67 family metallopeptidase: protein MLTVRVAPGALGAVTTWPDSRWPESVREEILQHLERSYPQEGCGVILRGPEGDSWRVCPLRNASPCPTRAYAFAPEDWLSLCLQAESRGEQVASVFHSHVDAPPTFSAEDRAQAAPSGHPLLPGVSYLIASVHRGRVVWVSEYEWRGGDFQTRRV from the coding sequence GTGCTCACGGTGCGCGTCGCGCCAGGAGCCCTCGGCGCCGTGACGACGTGGCCAGATTCACGCTGGCCGGAATCCGTGCGCGAGGAAATCCTCCAGCATCTGGAGCGCAGCTACCCACAGGAGGGATGCGGCGTGATCCTGCGAGGTCCCGAAGGCGACTCGTGGCGCGTGTGCCCCCTGCGCAATGCCTCGCCATGTCCCACTCGGGCCTACGCCTTCGCGCCCGAGGACTGGCTGTCGCTCTGCCTCCAGGCGGAGTCACGCGGAGAGCAGGTGGCGAGCGTGTTCCACTCGCATGTGGACGCGCCCCCCACCTTCTCCGCCGAGGACCGCGCCCAGGCTGCCCCCTCAGGGCATCCGCTCCTGCCGGGAGTTTCCTATCTCATCGCATCCGTACACCGGGGACGTGTTGTCTGGGTGTCCGAGTATGAGTGGAGGGGTGGCGATTTTCAGACGCGCAGGGTCTGA
- a CDS encoding HesA/MoeB/ThiF family protein, translating to MALREDQILRYSRQILLREVGGRGQEALLSGGARVDATGASGLTAAAYLVGGGTPVAGVGSLTMGPWSPGFLVSASDVGQPVASTLAREAPALNPDAANPEGRGGMIAELPSAWSGEAPWVALCGDGARAGVVFRGAEGCVWCFGETVRHLGSPPDGALGGALGALGAVVFQRLRLGLGPSLGGRWLIPPGTLEEMELRRCSRCASRQEPSAP from the coding sequence ATGGCCCTGCGTGAAGATCAGATTCTCCGCTACTCCCGGCAGATCCTCCTGCGCGAAGTGGGAGGGCGTGGCCAGGAGGCGCTCCTGTCCGGCGGCGCGCGCGTGGATGCGACGGGCGCCTCCGGGCTGACGGCGGCGGCATATCTCGTGGGCGGAGGCACTCCCGTCGCGGGGGTGGGCTCGCTGACCATGGGCCCCTGGTCTCCGGGCTTCCTGGTGTCCGCCAGTGACGTGGGACAGCCGGTGGCCTCGACGCTGGCCCGGGAGGCTCCCGCGCTGAACCCGGACGCGGCCAACCCGGAGGGCCGCGGTGGAATGATCGCGGAGCTGCCTTCGGCCTGGAGTGGCGAGGCTCCCTGGGTCGCGCTCTGCGGAGACGGTGCACGGGCGGGCGTCGTGTTCCGTGGCGCCGAGGGCTGTGTCTGGTGCTTCGGCGAGACGGTGCGGCACCTCGGATCACCCCCGGACGGCGCGTTGGGTGGGGCGCTGGGAGCCCTGGGCGCCGTGGTGTTCCAGCGGCTCCGGTTGGGGCTGGGGCCCTCACTGGGCGGCCGCTGGCTGATCCCTCCTGGCACCTTGGAGGAGATGGAGCTGCGGCGGTGCTCACGGTGCGCGTCGCGCCAGGAGCCCTCGGCGCCGTGA
- a CDS encoding MoaD/ThiS family protein — protein MATIRIPTLMRPLTRNQAEVTASGGTVREVLKDLDARYPGIGVKLLDEHGAVRRYVNVFLNDEDIRALEALDTPVKDVDRLTLIPAMAGG, from the coding sequence ATGGCGACGATCCGGATCCCCACGTTGATGCGCCCGCTGACGCGCAACCAGGCGGAGGTGACGGCCTCCGGAGGGACTGTTCGCGAGGTGCTGAAGGACCTGGACGCTCGTTATCCGGGCATCGGCGTGAAGCTCCTGGACGAGCACGGCGCCGTGCGGCGCTACGTCAACGTCTTCCTCAACGACGAGGACATCCGCGCCCTGGAGGCCCTGGACACCCCGGTGAAGGACGTGGATCGCCTCACCCTCATCCCCGCGATGGCGGGAGGTTGA
- a CDS encoding sulfurtransferase TusA family protein — protein sequence MSEPVATLDITREVCPMTYVRTKLRLEVLEAGALLEIILRGSEPLKNVPRSAREEGHEVVSLDARGDGTHRLVLRKQGR from the coding sequence ATGAGTGAGCCCGTGGCGACGCTGGACATCACCCGCGAGGTCTGTCCCATGACCTACGTGCGCACGAAGCTCCGGCTGGAGGTGCTGGAGGCGGGGGCCCTGTTGGAGATCATCCTCCGAGGCTCCGAGCCCCTGAAGAACGTGCCCCGCAGCGCGCGCGAGGAGGGACATGAGGTCGTCTCTCTCGATGCGCGTGGGGATGGCACCCACCGGCTGGTGCTGCGGAAGCAGGGGAGGTGA
- a CDS encoding HesA/MoeB/ThiF family protein has product MHGPEEHHHPRIPHASRIERSRVLIVGAGGLGCPASLALAQAGVGHLTLADPDQVDVTNLPRQLWHRPGDVGRNKAESAVAGLARAFPALSTEALPERVDANNVEGLFRAHDAVIDATDGVLTKFFLSDVAVLTGVPLVYGGVLRMQGQAMRVEPGGPCLRCLYETPPAPDAVPTCAQAGVLGSLAGLVGAVQALLVLELLTGASRRVPGEATLHVLEGLTLLGRRTRVERAPECPGCAVTDVPVFPGEEGACAR; this is encoded by the coding sequence ATGCACGGTCCAGAAGAGCATCACCATCCTCGTATTCCCCATGCTTCCCGTATCGAGCGCTCCCGGGTGCTCATCGTGGGAGCCGGTGGGCTTGGCTGTCCCGCGTCGCTGGCGTTGGCGCAGGCGGGTGTCGGCCACTTGACGCTGGCGGACCCCGACCAGGTCGATGTGACGAACCTGCCGAGGCAGTTGTGGCACCGGCCGGGGGACGTGGGGCGGAACAAGGCGGAGTCCGCGGTGGCGGGCCTCGCGCGAGCCTTCCCGGCCCTGTCGACGGAGGCGCTGCCCGAGCGGGTGGACGCGAACAACGTGGAGGGGCTCTTTCGCGCGCACGACGCTGTCATCGACGCGACGGATGGGGTGCTGACCAAGTTCTTCCTCTCGGACGTGGCGGTGCTCACGGGCGTGCCGCTCGTCTACGGCGGCGTGTTGCGGATGCAGGGCCAGGCGATGCGGGTGGAGCCGGGTGGGCCGTGCCTTCGTTGTCTCTATGAGACGCCGCCCGCGCCAGACGCGGTTCCCACGTGCGCGCAAGCCGGGGTGCTGGGCTCGCTCGCGGGCCTGGTGGGCGCGGTGCAGGCGCTGTTGGTGCTGGAGCTCCTGACGGGGGCTTCGCGGCGCGTTCCCGGAGAGGCCACGTTGCATGTGCTGGAGGGCCTCACGCTGCTGGGGCGGCGCACCCGCGTCGAGCGTGCGCCGGAGTGTCCCGGCTGTGCCGTCACCGACGTGCCCGTGTTTCCGGGTGAGGAGGGCGCATGCGCGCGATGA
- a CDS encoding sensor histidine kinase has product MDSNLALGEETPANDLRARVREVLSRRKLTDSVSTEQATASWEQDRFVARARALFYARMMFLTLGLLILAVPTWSGYFGLTGAFSFLGYFTMLLYSVANLLVIDHPKAGRWVTYTTLCLDLVILVVLIAKPQVGGGLQSPLLATQLLFTTLFSILYPKPLAILPPLLALPITTRLDLLLNRSVTAVELLTLLWYLALNFIIVYVLVYLNEREAAAHREVVALQGDLKELAVVEERNRLAREIHDGLGASLSSMIIQAEYILNLAREEGLRSEIRELKVTAEESIEELRRSLRMMREDFELAQGLEDYAKTFNERTGLSIQFERTGLQRKLSPDSQLALFRILQECLSNAVKHAEAKLVQVKLDYTEDHVHLIVRDNGKGFDPQRTPRGHYGLLNMRERAMKLNGQLIVDSSPGAGAQVAFSLPCSPP; this is encoded by the coding sequence ATGGATTCCAATCTCGCCCTGGGCGAGGAGACCCCGGCCAATGACCTCCGCGCCCGCGTGCGAGAGGTCCTCTCGCGCCGCAAGCTGACGGACAGCGTCTCCACCGAGCAGGCCACCGCGTCGTGGGAGCAGGACCGGTTCGTCGCCCGGGCCCGCGCCCTCTTCTACGCGCGAATGATGTTCCTCACGCTGGGCCTGCTCATCCTCGCCGTGCCCACGTGGAGTGGCTACTTCGGGCTCACCGGCGCCTTCTCCTTCCTCGGCTACTTCACGATGCTGCTCTACAGCGTCGCGAACCTGCTCGTCATCGACCACCCCAAGGCCGGCCGCTGGGTGACGTACACCACGCTGTGCCTGGACCTCGTCATCCTCGTGGTCCTCATCGCCAAGCCCCAGGTGGGCGGCGGCCTCCAGAGCCCCCTGCTGGCCACGCAGCTGCTGTTCACCACCCTCTTCTCCATCCTCTACCCCAAGCCGCTCGCCATCCTCCCGCCGCTGCTGGCGCTGCCCATCACCACGCGGCTGGACCTGCTGCTCAACCGCTCCGTGACGGCCGTGGAGCTGCTCACGCTGCTCTGGTACCTGGCGCTCAACTTCATCATCGTCTACGTGCTCGTGTACCTGAACGAGCGCGAGGCCGCCGCGCACCGCGAGGTCGTCGCCCTTCAAGGGGACCTCAAGGAGCTGGCCGTCGTCGAGGAGCGCAACCGGCTGGCGCGCGAGATTCACGACGGCCTGGGCGCCTCGCTCTCGTCGATGATCATCCAGGCGGAGTACATCCTGAACCTCGCGCGTGAAGAGGGCCTGCGCTCGGAGATTCGCGAGCTGAAGGTCACCGCCGAGGAGTCCATCGAGGAGCTGCGCCGCAGCCTGCGCATGATGCGCGAGGACTTCGAGCTGGCCCAGGGCCTGGAGGACTACGCGAAGACCTTCAACGAGCGCACCGGGCTGAGCATCCAGTTCGAGCGCACCGGCCTCCAGCGCAAGCTGTCACCCGACTCGCAGCTCGCCCTGTTCCGCATCCTCCAGGAGTGTCTCTCCAACGCCGTGAAGCACGCCGAGGCGAAGCTCGTGCAGGTGAAGCTCGACTACACCGAGGACCACGTGCACCTCATCGTCCGCGACAACGGCAAGGGCTTCGACCCGCAGCGCACGCCGCGCGGACACTACGGCCTGCTGAACATGCGTGAGCGCGCCATGAAGCTCAACGGACAGCTCATCGTCGATTCGTCACCGGGCGCAGGTGCCCAGGTGGCCTTCTCCCTCCCCTGCTCTCCCCCTTGA
- a CDS encoding response regulator produces MDAPQPPTSPAQSPIRVFVVEDQTKILKNQLRLFEGHPDIEIVGTALSGEAAMEEVPRVMPDVLLLDLGLPRMSGIDVTREVKAVYPKIEILIFTIFDEEDKVLEAVKAGASGYMLKGSPVDKIIEAIKEVRAGGTVIQPNLARRLLRHFRVDPDTAPAPAVAPPPEAASEPAASTENPTTEEPLLKPLSDREREILQLIAKGVSNSEAARLLNLSKATIRTHLEHIYRKLEVTNRVEAVTEGIRKGLISV; encoded by the coding sequence GTGGACGCCCCGCAGCCCCCCACCTCTCCCGCGCAGTCCCCCATCCGCGTCTTCGTGGTGGAAGACCAGACCAAGATCCTCAAGAACCAGCTGCGCCTCTTCGAGGGCCACCCCGACATCGAAATCGTCGGCACCGCGCTCTCCGGTGAAGCCGCGATGGAGGAAGTCCCCCGCGTCATGCCGGACGTCCTCCTGCTCGACCTGGGCCTGCCGCGCATGAGCGGCATCGACGTGACCCGCGAAGTCAAAGCCGTCTATCCGAAGATTGAGATCCTCATCTTCACCATCTTCGACGAGGAGGACAAAGTCCTCGAGGCCGTGAAGGCGGGCGCATCCGGTTACATGCTCAAGGGCTCGCCGGTCGACAAGATCATCGAGGCCATCAAGGAGGTCCGCGCGGGAGGCACCGTCATCCAGCCCAACCTCGCGCGAAGACTGCTCCGCCACTTCCGCGTGGACCCGGACACCGCGCCCGCCCCCGCCGTCGCGCCTCCGCCCGAGGCCGCCTCGGAGCCCGCCGCGTCCACCGAGAACCCCACCACCGAGGAGCCCCTGCTCAAGCCGCTCTCGGACCGCGAGCGCGAAATCCTCCAGCTCATCGCCAAGGGCGTCTCCAACAGCGAGGCCGCGCGACTGCTCAACCTGAGCAAGGCCACCATCCGCACCCACCTCGAGCACATCTACCGGAAGCTCGAGGTGACGAACCGCGTCGAAGCGGTGACCGAGGGCATCCGCAAAGGCCTCATCTCCGTCTGA
- a CDS encoding glycoside hydrolase 5 family protein translates to MTSRRRTLHLALLMLSLCGCGEGEPVMLEAVAADCASATPQRLGRLPPGGMVLNAYFLQEEAARDVRRGLPESPVVEEVLAKAAALGVVALRTNGHNDAPEKRGDSAIQIAPLQYDEVAWRGLDRVLTRARAHGVRLVLTLGNYWDAYGGARQYVEWAGLIAPVQGDPRFFTDPTVIALYKEHVARTLERVNTEDGIRYGDHPGVLAWELLNEPRGRGLDAQGAQLRAWIDDVAREVKTRAPGHLVGTGEEGFEPSPDGYDAAYWSRVGTSMLRTPGSSFTRNTASPYIDFASVHFYPESWGLDGAGTAEAGARWIREHAAIASALGKPLFVGELGLKNEGALDLSQRRALYRGWLECMRVSGVGAGSLWMFANDARPDAWDAHTFYFRDGTRPEDPINRYADLVMEAAGAVVR, encoded by the coding sequence ATGACTTCGCGGCGCCGGACGCTCCACCTCGCGCTCCTCATGTTGTCGCTGTGCGGATGTGGTGAAGGCGAGCCGGTGATGTTGGAAGCGGTGGCCGCGGACTGCGCGAGCGCCACGCCTCAACGACTGGGACGTCTGCCTCCTGGCGGCATGGTGCTCAACGCGTACTTCCTTCAGGAGGAGGCGGCGCGAGACGTGCGGCGGGGATTGCCAGAGTCTCCCGTGGTGGAGGAGGTGCTGGCGAAGGCGGCGGCGTTGGGAGTCGTGGCGTTGCGGACCAACGGTCATAACGATGCTCCCGAGAAGCGAGGAGACAGTGCCATCCAGATAGCGCCGCTCCAGTACGACGAGGTCGCCTGGAGAGGGTTGGACCGGGTGCTCACGCGTGCGCGAGCCCACGGCGTTCGATTGGTGCTCACCTTGGGCAACTACTGGGATGCCTACGGTGGTGCCCGACAGTACGTCGAGTGGGCGGGCCTGATTGCACCCGTGCAAGGGGACCCTCGCTTCTTCACCGACCCCACGGTCATCGCGCTCTACAAGGAGCACGTCGCCAGGACGCTGGAGCGGGTGAACACGGAGGACGGCATCCGCTACGGCGACCACCCGGGGGTGCTCGCGTGGGAGCTGCTCAACGAGCCCCGGGGGCGTGGGCTGGATGCGCAAGGTGCGCAATTGCGCGCGTGGATTGATGACGTGGCGCGTGAGGTGAAGACCCGTGCTCCTGGCCATCTCGTGGGCACGGGCGAGGAAGGCTTCGAGCCCTCGCCGGACGGGTACGACGCCGCCTATTGGTCTCGCGTCGGGACGTCGATGTTGCGCACGCCGGGGTCCAGCTTCACTCGCAACACCGCGTCGCCGTACATCGACTTCGCGTCGGTGCACTTCTATCCGGAGTCGTGGGGTCTGGATGGCGCGGGCACCGCCGAGGCGGGAGCCCGGTGGATTCGTGAGCACGCGGCCATCGCGAGCGCGCTGGGCAAGCCGCTGTTCGTGGGCGAGCTGGGGTTGAAGAACGAAGGGGCGTTGGACCTCTCGCAGCGTCGCGCGCTGTATCGCGGCTGGCTGGAGTGCATGCGCGTGTCGGGCGTGGGCGCGGGCTCGCTGTGGATGTTCGCCAACGACGCACGGCCCGACGCGTGGGACGCGCACACGTTCTACTTCCGCGACGGAACCCGGCCAGAGGACCCCATCAATCGCTACGCCGACCTCGTCATGGAGGCGGCGGGCGCGGTGGTGCGCTGA
- a CDS encoding ABC transporter ATP-binding protein, producing MELRLEGVSKTYPNGTRALHDVTLTIPRGMFGLLGPNGAGKSTLMRSIATLQEVDGGSMTFDGIDIRKDKDRLRDVLGFLPQDFGVYPKVTAWDMLDHLAQLKGLSQRRSRHDAVKALLTKVNLWEHRDRRLGGFSGGMKQRFGIAQALLGDPKLLIVDEPTAGLDPAERFRFHNLLAEISADIVVLLSTHIVSDVADLCQNMAVLAQGRVVTSGHPLRLVDELKERVWKRFVTKQEELDALTQNLTVIAVRRVAGQRLVHVHAESAPEGFEPANPDLEDVYFHALSRASKAA from the coding sequence ATGGAGCTCAGACTCGAAGGCGTGTCCAAGACGTATCCCAACGGCACGCGAGCGCTTCACGACGTCACCCTCACCATTCCGCGAGGCATGTTCGGTCTGCTCGGCCCCAATGGTGCCGGCAAGTCGACACTCATGCGCAGCATCGCCACGCTTCAAGAAGTGGATGGCGGAAGCATGACCTTCGACGGGATTGACATCCGCAAGGACAAGGACCGGCTGCGCGACGTGCTCGGCTTCCTGCCCCAGGACTTCGGCGTCTATCCCAAGGTGACGGCATGGGACATGCTCGACCACCTCGCGCAGCTCAAGGGCCTGTCGCAGCGCCGCTCGCGGCATGACGCGGTGAAGGCACTGCTCACCAAGGTGAACCTCTGGGAGCACCGCGACCGCAGGCTCGGCGGCTTCTCCGGCGGCATGAAGCAGCGCTTCGGCATCGCCCAGGCCCTCCTCGGTGACCCCAAGCTGCTCATCGTCGACGAGCCCACCGCGGGCCTGGACCCGGCCGAACGGTTCCGGTTCCACAACCTGCTCGCCGAAATCAGCGCGGACATCGTGGTGCTGCTGTCCACGCACATCGTCTCGGACGTAGCGGACCTCTGCCAGAACATGGCCGTCCTCGCGCAGGGCCGCGTCGTCACCAGCGGCCATCCGCTGCGCCTGGTGGATGAACTGAAAGAGCGCGTGTGGAAGCGCTTCGTCACGAAGCAGGAGGAGCTGGACGCGTTGACCCAGAACCTGACGGTCATCGCCGTGCGCCGCGTGGCGGGACAGCGACTGGTGCACGTGCACGCGGAGAGCGCCCCCGAGGGCTTCGAGCCCGCCAACCCCGACCTGGAGGACGTCTACTTCCACGCGCTCAGCCGCGCGTCGAAGGCGGCGTAG